The Candidatus Protochlamydia phocaeensis genome contains a region encoding:
- a CDS encoding RHS repeat-associated core domain-containing protein, which translates to RYTAFGEETILNANGQDIAASQVGNPWRYASKRVDPETGWIYFGRRYYDPEIGRWTTPDPLGFADGPNRYAYLHHNPLSAFDAYGLFEEDYQGDPADHPIYDQDFEYFDTFHDKAEMEATCVGAAHAFWDYGICQLLGIQEMCFLSGLDSLNLSQNEREQILQDHHNTVTNQCVACEDFLQAHFGTEHANHPAYQTYRQATFIALEVGSAIYAGYGIARSLTGVARYASFETYKLVSKSIGKQSTFSLKGTKQLNHFHQAARNLTAEGKNNIRILRNWAKSKGWKRFPNDGRPEKWGIYIDDKFEWRLLIKPEASSRAGLELGSQIPRFDARLEKGGNYYINPFTGQIGGEEIGTHIPLDFPY; encoded by the coding sequence ATCGCTACACTGCTTTTGGCGAAGAGACCATCCTCAATGCCAATGGACAAGACATAGCTGCTTCACAAGTCGGCAATCCTTGGCGCTATGCCAGCAAGCGGGTTGATCCGGAAACCGGCTGGATTTACTTTGGCAGACGCTACTACGATCCGGAAATCGGCCGCTGGACCACGCCAGATCCCTTAGGCTTTGCCGATGGCCCCAACCGCTATGCCTATTTGCACCATAATCCATTAAGCGCCTTCGACGCTTATGGATTATTCGAAGAGGATTATCAAGGAGATCCGGCCGACCATCCTATCTACGATCAGGATTTCGAGTATTTTGATACGTTCCATGATAAAGCAGAAATGGAAGCGACATGTGTAGGAGCCGCTCACGCTTTTTGGGACTATGGAATTTGCCAACTCCTCGGCATACAGGAAATGTGCTTTTTAAGCGGCCTTGATAGTTTAAATCTTTCTCAAAACGAAAGAGAACAAATCTTACAAGATCATCATAATACAGTAACAAATCAATGTGTAGCTTGCGAAGACTTCCTACAAGCTCATTTTGGAACGGAGCATGCAAATCATCCTGCCTATCAAACCTATCGCCAGGCCACTTTCATAGCACTAGAGGTGGGAAGCGCTATCTATGCTGGGTATGGTATTGCAAGAAGCCTAACGGGCGTGGCAAGATATGCATCCTTTGAAACATATAAACTTGTTAGTAAATCTATTGGCAAACAATCCACTTTTTCTTTGAAGGGGACCAAACAGTTAAACCATTTTCATCAAGCGGCCCGCAATTTAACTGCAGAAGGAAAAAACAATATAAGAATTTTACGCAATTGGGCTAAAAGTAAAGGTTGGAAGAGGTTCCCTAATGATGGACGACCAGAAAAATGGGGAATTTATATAGATGATAAATTCGAATGGAGACTTTTGATCAAACCCGAAGCTAGTAGTAGAGCAGGTTTAGAGCTAGGTAGCCAAATTCCAAGATTTGATGCAAGATTAGAAAAAGGAGGAAATTATTATATTAATCCTTTTACTGGGCAAATTGGTGGAGAGGAAATAGGAACACACATTCCTTTAGATTTTCCTTATTAA
- the imm40 gene encoding Imm40 family immunity protein: MIKSEIKQKILARTVSLEKIGIRDLAWNQEDIKNLINSIMFDDIGILGGNVYKIEDENIIPLSDNWSCDPKANEKREEYYLRSKIVSKKYIEKYPVKDNEIILFSLVFTDEIG; encoded by the coding sequence ATGATTAAATCAGAAATTAAACAAAAAATTTTAGCAAGAACAGTTTCTTTAGAAAAAATAGGGATTAGAGATTTGGCTTGGAATCAAGAAGACATCAAAAATTTAATTAATTCAATTATGTTTGATGACATTGGAATATTAGGAGGAAATGTTTATAAAATTGAAGATGAAAATATTATTCCTTTATCGGATAACTGGTCGTGTGATCCTAAAGCTAATGAAAAAAGAGAAGAATATTATTTAAGAAGTAAAATAGTTTCTAAGAAATACATTGAAAAATATCCAGTAAAAGACAATGAAATTATTCTATTTTCTCTCGTATTTACAGATGAAATAGGTTAA
- a CDS encoding immunity 53 family protein translates to MNDNLIWLLKWYYKECDGDWEHQFGVKIETLDNPGWSIQISIQETDLQDKKFQDIDNECTENDWIFCRVRNGFFEGYGGPLNLPEILQIFREWAESNQKES, encoded by the coding sequence ATGAATGATAATTTAATTTGGTTGTTAAAATGGTATTATAAGGAATGTGATGGAGACTGGGAACATCAATTTGGAGTCAAAATTGAAACATTAGACAATCCTGGTTGGAGCATTCAAATTAGTATTCAGGAAACTGATTTGCAAGATAAAAAATTTCAAGATATTGATAACGAATGCACAGAAAACGATTGGATTTTTTGTAGAGTTAGAAATGGATTTTTTGAAGGATATGGCGGACCATTAAATTTACCAGAAATCTTGCAGATTTTTAGGGAATGGGCGGAGAGCAATCAAAAGGAATCTTAA
- a CDS encoding immunity 53 family protein, with the protein MTINQLELILWLQNWYQQYCDGEWEHNENITIHTIDNPGWHITIDLEGTHFKDHSFEKIKEEKSQNDWFHCFVRNGKFEGAGGPCNLVNILYIFKNWAEHCQCHPSLN; encoded by the coding sequence ATGACAATAAATCAATTAGAACTGATACTATGGCTCCAAAACTGGTACCAACAATACTGTGACGGAGAGTGGGAGCATAATGAAAATATAACTATTCACACTATAGATAATCCTGGTTGGCATATAACCATAGATTTGGAAGGAACGCATTTTAAAGATCACTCATTTGAAAAAATAAAAGAAGAAAAAAGCCAAAATGATTGGTTTCATTGCTTTGTAAGAAATGGAAAATTTGAAGGAGCCGGAGGCCCTTGCAATTTAGTTAATATTCTTTATATCTTTAAAAATTGGGCAGAACATTGCCAATGCCACCCATCTCTAAACTGA
- a CDS encoding DUF3857 domain-containing protein — translation MPFLPQLNSLKDDLLSPLPDWIAPLWPFEGGQSCSTQSRMILVEHQMHLQKEAKYYRLIYRIANDADVQQFSTLRMSFDPSYQTLKIHTLRHYRGNTCLDKLQTAHIRLIQREQDLEQHLYDGLLSAVIFLDDVREGDFIEYAYSVEGCNPAVSPHFGYAFYLGFSESVEHYFIRLIERDGHPLSFYHYLTDVRPVLKGNDSGKEWLWHLSSLKGLPYEDGQPVWHQSYPYVQISSFPDWQTVAEWGLKLFRLSSPRLEECCSQEMIELAREWQQAFASKEEQALCAVRFVQDKVRYLGIEDGINSVTPSDPVKVFKNRYGDCKDKTQLLRILLALLEIEAYPVLVNFHLSHTLPHHLPSHALFSHAILQIVMNGKTYWIDSTRSHQGGSLPGNYCADFRYGLVLKPETTALTPIQASLFGHAEFLTTFFLQSEKDTLMEVKSIYRGFEADYMRGYYQRTGQEKLSQHYEHAYANLLGNLKAARPLEITDDREENIFTTKECYSLESFFIKEDEASTLGTASIFPHNLHAYLTTLINPERTHPLFQSFPVHRKDVYQVIRSDQEWEQTEDEQHFSNQAFSYWIRLKADKQTFIFDFEYLSLSDHIKVEELSEHRQLLTKALEKSEFCFSMDFSESKVVPETKFEKAKRLFINGVLVCCIAFFAVLAIGQIIRGKIDSYKRSARVQEEYAKKKAIQAAAPQLLEEEKKELASDDSSQRSL, via the coding sequence ATGCCATTCCTTCCCCAGCTCAATAGCCTAAAAGATGATTTGCTGTCTCCTCTTCCTGACTGGATAGCTCCCTTATGGCCATTTGAAGGCGGACAATCCTGTTCCACGCAAAGCCGCATGATTTTGGTGGAGCATCAAATGCATTTGCAAAAAGAAGCTAAATATTATCGTTTGATTTATCGAATAGCCAACGATGCGGATGTGCAGCAGTTCTCTACATTGCGCATGTCTTTCGACCCTTCCTATCAGACCTTAAAGATCCATACCTTGCGCCATTACCGCGGGAATACCTGCCTAGATAAGCTGCAAACCGCTCATATCCGCCTGATCCAAAGAGAGCAAGATCTCGAACAGCATTTATATGACGGTCTTTTATCGGCTGTTATCTTCTTAGATGATGTGCGAGAGGGAGATTTCATTGAATACGCTTATTCCGTTGAAGGCTGCAATCCCGCCGTCAGCCCGCATTTTGGCTATGCTTTTTACCTAGGCTTTTCCGAATCCGTCGAGCACTATTTCATTCGCCTCATCGAACGGGATGGGCATCCCCTCTCTTTTTATCATTATTTGACTGATGTCAGGCCTGTCCTTAAGGGCAATGACAGCGGCAAGGAATGGCTCTGGCATTTATCTTCCCTTAAGGGCCTTCCCTATGAAGATGGCCAGCCTGTTTGGCATCAAAGCTATCCCTATGTCCAAATCTCTTCTTTTCCTGATTGGCAAACCGTTGCTGAATGGGGCCTCAAACTATTCCGGCTTTCTTCCCCTCGCTTAGAGGAATGCTGTTCGCAAGAGATGATCGAACTAGCCAGGGAATGGCAGCAGGCTTTCGCCTCAAAAGAAGAGCAGGCCTTATGCGCCGTCCGCTTTGTTCAAGATAAAGTGCGCTACTTGGGCATAGAAGACGGGATTAACTCCGTTACGCCAAGCGATCCGGTCAAGGTGTTTAAAAATCGCTATGGCGACTGCAAAGATAAGACCCAGCTATTGCGCATCCTTCTCGCCTTGCTAGAGATAGAGGCTTATCCCGTCCTGGTCAATTTCCATTTGTCCCATACCTTGCCCCATCATCTACCTTCACATGCGCTTTTCAGCCATGCCATTTTGCAGATTGTGATGAACGGAAAGACCTATTGGATCGATTCCACCCGTAGCCATCAAGGCGGCTCTTTGCCTGGCAATTATTGTGCCGATTTTCGCTATGGCCTGGTTTTAAAACCTGAAACAACAGCCCTGACTCCTATCCAAGCTTCCCTATTCGGCCACGCGGAATTTTTAACCACTTTCTTCCTCCAATCCGAGAAAGACACGTTAATGGAAGTCAAATCGATCTATAGGGGATTTGAAGCGGATTATATGCGGGGGTATTATCAAAGAACAGGGCAGGAAAAACTATCCCAGCATTATGAGCATGCCTACGCCAATCTGCTGGGCAATTTAAAGGCAGCGCGGCCGCTTGAGATCACAGATGACCGCGAAGAGAATATTTTTACGACAAAAGAATGCTATTCTTTGGAGAGTTTCTTCATCAAAGAGGACGAAGCAAGCACACTTGGTACAGCCAGTATCTTCCCCCATAACCTTCACGCTTATCTCACCACGCTCATTAATCCCGAGCGCACGCACCCGCTCTTCCAGTCTTTTCCCGTGCACCGAAAAGACGTCTATCAGGTGATCCGATCCGACCAAGAGTGGGAGCAAACCGAAGACGAGCAGCATTTTTCCAATCAGGCGTTCAGCTATTGGATTCGTTTAAAGGCTGATAAACAGACATTTATTTTTGATTTTGAATACCTCAGCTTATCCGATCACATTAAAGTGGAAGAGCTGTCCGAGCATCGCCAATTATTGACCAAGGCTTTAGAAAAGTCGGAATTCTGCTTTTCTATGGATTTTTCTGAAAGCAAAGTCGTGCCAGAGACAAAATTCGAAAAAGCAAAGCGGTTATTTATAAATGGAGTACTTGTTTGCTGCATCGCCTTCTTCGCTGTGCTAGCCATTGGTCAAATCATTCGGGGGAAAATAGATTCTTACAAGCGATCTGCACGCGTTCAAGAAGAATATGCCAAGAAAAAAGCCATCCAGGCTGCTGCCCCGCAGCTTCTTGAGGAGGAGAAAAAGGAGCTGGCTAGCGATGACTCAAGCCAGCGATCTCTTTAA
- a CDS encoding DUF648 domain-containing protein, with the protein MGINFFTAIKYEESDRSFSHSLLEIVDNYFYLGGKKAHVIQSKTKDGKQKAVLADTDSSILARVAKVVSYFTVVIPTFLLVAKLILRSTHSFKIIDPKLKLEKGMNIPADTIVKLQRLMAQIEERGDEIEDKDTLVWLSRGNNLIFKLVDAPNLVFKMAPPHRSVARGGRLLDAKAISEERFANMIKAKGVCLTHQLGQLIIPHAKKVDIKVNNAKYTLIAEETLDFNPTESAQEELYHQQASQLNETVRQLATFVAKTQFNDVAWRNIPILNEAPEFQGSRRVGLIDLEHMDNGVTGFTGERAWGGNGSRGLIACVSEEQIGTVIEEANKQVVNLPEGDIQEAKESRLKELESNQQLREFYERKGIRTGKEPIQVDVDTLDLNLTEEGQISVRIGWDETNRRVKWEKQKVTLRQAAEQVIAKINTLLQESSDQASIKGKRYFLLDREEDLFNQYDQLGFDSNKPSKEEQEKHIWLRRIIRALIDKGHLFKLDKINGYGLYIQA; encoded by the coding sequence ATGGGAATAAATTTCTTTACTGCGATAAAATATGAAGAGTCAGACCGATCATTCAGCCATTCCCTTCTAGAGATAGTTGATAATTACTTCTATTTAGGTGGAAAAAAAGCGCACGTCATACAAAGCAAAACGAAAGACGGAAAACAGAAGGCTGTGTTAGCTGATACGGATTCGTCTATTTTAGCTAGGGTGGCCAAGGTTGTCTCTTATTTCACAGTGGTTATTCCCACCTTCCTGTTAGTGGCCAAGCTCATTTTGCGTTCTACTCATTCTTTTAAGATTATTGATCCCAAATTAAAATTAGAGAAGGGGATGAATATTCCTGCGGATACCATCGTGAAGCTTCAGCGTTTAATGGCTCAAATTGAGGAAAGGGGAGATGAGATAGAGGATAAGGATACCCTTGTATGGCTATCCCGAGGAAATAACTTAATCTTCAAATTAGTAGACGCTCCTAATCTTGTTTTTAAAATGGCTCCGCCGCATCGCTCCGTTGCTCGAGGCGGAAGACTATTGGATGCAAAAGCTATTAGTGAAGAGCGTTTTGCCAATATGATTAAAGCCAAAGGGGTGTGCCTCACTCATCAACTCGGGCAGCTCATCATTCCCCATGCCAAAAAAGTAGATATTAAAGTTAACAATGCTAAATACACGCTGATTGCAGAAGAGACCCTTGATTTTAATCCAACAGAAAGCGCTCAGGAGGAATTGTATCATCAACAGGCTAGTCAGTTAAATGAAACAGTCCGCCAGCTCGCTACTTTTGTTGCGAAAACACAATTCAATGATGTGGCATGGCGTAATATTCCTATTCTCAATGAGGCGCCGGAGTTTCAAGGCTCTAGGCGAGTGGGTTTGATTGATCTTGAGCATATGGATAATGGGGTGACCGGTTTTACTGGCGAAAGGGCGTGGGGAGGGAATGGCAGCCGAGGCTTAATCGCTTGCGTCTCAGAAGAACAAATTGGCACTGTAATAGAAGAAGCTAATAAGCAAGTCGTTAATCTGCCTGAAGGAGATATTCAGGAGGCAAAAGAAAGCAGGCTAAAAGAATTAGAATCGAATCAGCAATTACGGGAGTTCTATGAAAGAAAAGGGATTCGAACAGGCAAAGAACCTATCCAGGTTGATGTAGACACTTTAGATTTAAATTTAACGGAAGAAGGACAAATTAGCGTAAGGATCGGGTGGGATGAAACAAACAGAAGGGTTAAATGGGAAAAGCAAAAAGTGACTTTAAGACAGGCAGCAGAACAGGTCATTGCCAAAATCAACACGCTCCTTCAAGAAAGTTCTGATCAAGCCTCCATAAAAGGGAAGCGCTATTTTCTGCTGGATAGGGAGGAAGATCTATTTAACCAATATGATCAACTTGGCTTTGATTCGAATAAACCTTCAAAGGAAGAACAAGAAAAACACATTTGGCTGCGCCGTATTATCCGAGCCCTTATTGATAAAGGCCACCTTTTCAAATTGGATAAAATCAACGGTTATGGCCTATACATTCAAGCGTAA
- a CDS encoding NUDIX hydrolase: protein MNIINPLSSSYHAVNDFSNLSAKQAAAVILATGAIALLTLPLLGLPAVAVFRSLVKLFQPTEKGQDTSSKIHRIAVTKEDAVFTSKPQQSKPLKEELASRKGFLSSPQFVDQTPEGKTAGSESETKLPELNKPKAPLSQTIPSKKAVPEKTSLEAKVAESGIPKSDEKIAETEKQEATESVATVKIAKPFIESAELKKINQDILVLREQIESLSHQYTNEPIGARKLEILDEKQQLIDQHTELTKAKVEFVKTHFPDNPIYALAIPQTLKKGMILSTAGKKAKIESLKEKGIIFNPALPATGLDPSAVLGPWGINEMGDRGIYFSEGEPAYLGDEYPIALGCQLTDDASGISIMPLSTLRHFGFTNEQINKGFDQLQKEFNFLQHDGTYPSNTEIIFVRNDNLLQLSKEYKLNIQGDVVKTSVNGPVHSTWKAKENPNIQVFKKSDFLPPKMGNVDFSSLKEVIGEIASRHEPENPQIKAYFTKIKDKALNEAPLNISFIQDVGYSVDQGFALPVKAGIILQEPDGRIWIRKVANNFGGYAYSFPKGGLEKGLSLQQNALKELYEETGMLGDIQSLLTDYKKPSGIERYYIANRAGGTPTEAGWESEFMVLVEPEEAINMLNVKHDKNICHTLIEARNKNKSLPSLSLNGPVIKQIDDQGRCIVFDNHLNKNIFFKPLRGGQKDIVIEAEIAASSLANRMMGNLIPASYRAERNQVKGLGQEALDFSKTNLPGAIGTPGASDERSFNIQQLTQPQLEQLFAHSLVDWIISNTDVFPHNFGIDKQGNVVGFDKGQAFKYFKGSRVQTPHAALGIESSLPTHQPNFDDLQEDKSVHVHALLRDQLKSKQVAIDFSAPIIQQTISSIKNLKKDEIKEIFGKYASLAFPGQEEAFIDSVWDRCQDLERAVNQFKTKYNL, encoded by the coding sequence ATGAATATAATAAATCCCTTATCTTCTTCATATCATGCAGTAAATGATTTTTCAAACTTATCAGCAAAACAAGCAGCTGCCGTTATTCTTGCCACAGGCGCAATAGCTTTATTAACTCTTCCTTTATTAGGTTTACCGGCTGTGGCAGTATTCCGCTCTTTAGTTAAATTATTTCAACCGACAGAAAAGGGACAAGATACAAGCTCTAAAATTCATAGAATAGCTGTGACTAAAGAGGATGCCGTGTTTACCTCTAAACCGCAACAGTCCAAGCCTCTCAAAGAAGAATTAGCTTCTCGAAAGGGCTTTTTATCCTCTCCGCAGTTCGTGGATCAAACGCCCGAAGGAAAAACAGCCGGATCGGAATCAGAGACAAAATTACCCGAACTGAATAAACCAAAGGCTCCCCTGTCCCAAACAATCCCGTCCAAAAAAGCCGTTCCAGAAAAAACCTCATTGGAAGCCAAAGTAGCAGAAAGCGGCATTCCAAAGTCGGATGAAAAAATAGCGGAAACAGAGAAACAGGAAGCAACGGAATCTGTCGCCACGGTAAAGATAGCCAAACCTTTCATAGAGAGCGCAGAGCTTAAGAAAATCAATCAAGACATCTTAGTTTTGCGAGAGCAAATTGAAAGTTTATCCCATCAATACACGAATGAGCCTATCGGGGCCCGTAAATTAGAGATCTTAGACGAAAAGCAGCAATTAATTGATCAGCATACAGAATTAACTAAAGCAAAAGTAGAATTTGTTAAGACTCATTTTCCAGATAATCCTATTTATGCCCTTGCCATTCCTCAAACGTTAAAAAAGGGAATGATCTTATCTACGGCAGGGAAAAAAGCAAAAATTGAGAGTTTAAAAGAGAAAGGGATTATTTTTAACCCTGCTCTTCCAGCGACAGGTCTTGATCCGTCTGCTGTATTAGGCCCATGGGGAATCAATGAAATGGGAGACCGAGGCATTTACTTCAGCGAAGGAGAGCCTGCCTATTTAGGAGATGAATACCCTATCGCTTTAGGCTGTCAATTAACAGATGATGCGTCCGGCATTTCCATCATGCCCCTATCGACCCTTCGTCACTTTGGATTTACCAATGAGCAAATTAATAAGGGCTTTGATCAGCTTCAAAAAGAATTTAATTTTTTACAACATGATGGCACCTACCCTTCTAACACGGAAATCATCTTTGTAAGAAATGACAATCTTTTGCAGTTAAGTAAGGAATATAAATTAAATATTCAAGGAGATGTCGTAAAAACCTCCGTTAATGGTCCCGTTCATAGTACCTGGAAGGCAAAAGAAAATCCCAACATTCAAGTGTTTAAGAAATCGGATTTCCTTCCTCCCAAAATGGGAAATGTAGACTTCAGTTCATTAAAAGAGGTCATTGGAGAAATAGCTTCTCGCCATGAACCGGAAAACCCTCAAATTAAAGCCTATTTCACAAAAATTAAAGATAAGGCGCTCAATGAAGCCCCTCTGAATATTTCTTTTATACAGGATGTGGGCTACTCTGTCGATCAGGGATTTGCTTTGCCCGTTAAAGCGGGAATTATTTTACAAGAGCCTGACGGTAGGATTTGGATTAGAAAAGTGGCAAACAACTTTGGAGGATATGCGTATTCTTTTCCTAAGGGAGGATTAGAGAAAGGGCTTTCTTTGCAGCAAAATGCGCTTAAAGAGCTTTATGAAGAAACGGGAATGCTGGGAGACATCCAATCGCTGTTAACAGATTATAAAAAGCCGAGTGGCATTGAGAGATATTATATTGCAAACCGGGCAGGAGGAACGCCAACAGAGGCCGGATGGGAAAGTGAATTCATGGTATTAGTTGAACCCGAAGAAGCAATCAATATGCTTAATGTTAAACACGATAAAAATATTTGTCACACCTTGATTGAAGCTAGGAATAAAAATAAAAGCCTTCCTTCTCTTTCGCTCAATGGTCCTGTTATTAAGCAAATCGACGATCAAGGCAGATGTATCGTCTTTGACAATCACTTGAATAAGAACATTTTCTTTAAGCCTCTTAGAGGCGGGCAAAAAGACATCGTGATAGAGGCAGAAATAGCCGCTTCTTCCCTAGCCAATCGCATGATGGGCAATTTGATTCCTGCGTCTTATCGAGCAGAAAGGAATCAAGTGAAGGGCCTAGGACAGGAAGCCCTCGACTTTAGTAAAACGAACTTGCCGGGTGCAATAGGAACCCCTGGAGCAAGCGATGAGAGGTCTTTTAATATCCAACAACTCACCCAACCCCAACTCGAGCAATTATTTGCTCATAGTCTAGTCGATTGGATTATATCAAATACGGACGTCTTTCCTCATAATTTTGGTATCGATAAACAGGGAAATGTCGTGGGTTTTGATAAAGGACAGGCCTTTAAATATTTTAAGGGAAGCCGTGTCCAAACACCGCATGCCGCTCTGGGAATCGAGTCGAGCCTTCCTACCCACCAGCCAAACTTTGATGACTTGCAAGAAGATAAAAGCGTTCATGTTCACGCCCTATTGAGAGATCAATTAAAAAGCAAGCAAGTCGCAATCGATTTTTCAGCACCCATTATTCAACAAACGATCAGCTCGATTAAAAATCTAAAAAAAGATGAAATAAAAGAGATATTTGGAAAATACGCGTCTTTAGCTTTTCCAGGTCAAGAGGAAGCATTTATTGATAGTGTCTGGGATCGGTGCCAAGATTTGGAAAGAGCTGTTAATCAATTTAAAACAAAATATAACCTTTAA
- a CDS encoding KGG domain-containing protein, translating into MATRGSYSNRQRTGQKASRAVSSKYGTDLYRSRGRSQMSRQEAGRKGGLIVASKYGPDFYREIGAKGGHARKGSKRLESFIEGQS; encoded by the coding sequence ATGGCAACAAGAGGAAGTTATTCAAACCGCCAAAGAACCGGCCAAAAAGCGAGTAGAGCAGTCTCTTCTAAGTATGGCACGGACCTTTATCGCTCTCGAGGCCGGTCCCAAATGAGCCGCCAAGAGGCTGGCCGTAAAGGGGGGTTGATTGTGGCTTCCAAATACGGTCCGGATTTTTATCGAGAGATAGGAGCGAAAGGCGGCCATGCGCGCAAAGGAAGCAAGCGATTGGAGTCGTTCATTGAGGGACAAAGTTAA
- a CDS encoding outer membrane protein, whose translation MKKFIFICLLVMGSLFTHFAHALLFDSLGKGVYAGVRGGVCFSERQSHSHATFKFEPGYYLGGAIGYQLCYLRFEGEVNYQRTALDTVKLGFHNPRIHGATSTWSCMGNGLFYLPVYLFVQPYIGAGIGYAHTHTHWNYKSTDSWIFGYAKRKHDSTQNGLAGQLIVGLSYPLLCDTDLGLEYRYFRQDKDVKTHRLGLTFNLVF comes from the coding sequence ATGAAAAAATTCATTTTTATTTGTTTGCTCGTAATGGGAAGTTTATTCACTCATTTTGCCCATGCCCTCCTCTTCGATAGCCTAGGCAAAGGCGTATATGCCGGCGTCCGCGGAGGAGTCTGCTTCTCCGAAAGACAATCTCATTCGCATGCCACTTTTAAATTTGAACCAGGCTATTACCTTGGCGGCGCAATCGGCTACCAACTTTGCTATCTTCGATTTGAAGGAGAAGTCAATTATCAACGGACAGCGTTAGATACCGTCAAATTGGGATTCCATAACCCCCGCATCCATGGCGCCACTTCCACTTGGTCCTGCATGGGCAACGGACTGTTCTATTTGCCTGTCTACCTTTTTGTACAGCCCTATATTGGAGCTGGCATCGGATATGCGCATACTCATACGCATTGGAACTATAAGAGCACCGACTCTTGGATTTTTGGCTATGCCAAGCGTAAACATGACTCTACTCAGAATGGACTGGCCGGACAACTCATCGTCGGACTCTCTTATCCTCTTCTTTGCGATACAGACTTGGGACTAGAATACCGCTATTTTAGACAAGATAAAGATGTGAAAACTCATCGATTGGGATTAACATTCAACCTCGTCTTCTAA
- a CDS encoding MORN repeat-containing protein yields MSYSFQSVSGVNYHLSSNPNPPPQREKRDAPPPTVAVAQQALGFQQANIPPNGNILPPLRSLFPNIFFSPEMNASPFPIPPIANQTLSFPSQQMPPFSVSMQPFYFNQPVYMAAMPATPAPSIIHSHTPDDDQMEKIAERILKARNIFPDVSFSQIELLKNGECVIGTIVNNKLEGNGIWIHQDGKMFKGIFKQGNLEGKGTIKYPEGDTYEGEIRNLKPYGEGTWIRQDGKMFNGSFKQGNFEQGTIKESNGNTYEGDVQDWKPHGQGKLTTLAGRTYEGGFDKGRFHGFGRISIPLQEIVLEGIFENGNFPPVGTIIYSNGTKYTGNMENGKAHGSGMITTFQGIKLQGFFNEGRMEGLGSIEYPNGDRYEGEIDNCKPHGKGFLFYANGKKLEADFENGKIIGKWTLEDPNGNTEQGEVSANSIPGSVILTFAKQKAPSQNGSLPPRQ; encoded by the coding sequence ATGTCTTATTCTTTTCAATCTGTTTCTGGCGTAAATTATCACTTGTCTTCAAACCCAAATCCTCCTCCTCAAAGAGAAAAGAGGGACGCTCCTCCGCCAACTGTAGCAGTCGCTCAGCAGGCACTTGGCTTTCAACAGGCAAATATTCCGCCAAATGGAAATATATTACCGCCTCTTAGAAGCTTATTTCCTAACATTTTCTTTTCACCTGAAATGAATGCCTCTCCTTTTCCTATTCCCCCAATCGCCAATCAAACGTTGAGTTTTCCTTCCCAACAAATGCCCCCATTTTCCGTCTCCATGCAGCCTTTCTATTTCAATCAACCTGTTTATATGGCGGCTATGCCAGCTACTCCAGCTCCTTCTATTATTCATTCGCATACTCCAGATGATGATCAGATGGAAAAGATTGCAGAAAGAATTTTGAAGGCAAGGAACATCTTTCCTGATGTCAGTTTTTCTCAAATCGAACTTCTCAAAAATGGAGAGTGCGTAATAGGAACAATTGTCAATAATAAACTGGAAGGAAACGGAATCTGGATTCACCAGGATGGCAAAATGTTTAAAGGCATCTTTAAACAGGGCAACCTTGAAGGCAAAGGAACCATTAAATATCCGGAAGGAGATACCTATGAAGGGGAAATTCGCAATTTGAAACCGTATGGTGAGGGGACTTGGATTCGCCAGGATGGCAAAATGTTCAACGGGTCCTTTAAACAAGGAAATTTTGAGCAAGGAACCATCAAAGAATCCAATGGAAATACCTATGAAGGAGACGTTCAGGATTGGAAACCGCATGGTCAAGGAAAGCTGACAACTTTGGCAGGAAGGACGTATGAGGGCGGATTTGACAAAGGACGCTTTCACGGATTTGGCCGAATTTCAATCCCTTTACAAGAAATAGTCCTTGAAGGAATTTTTGAAAATGGAAATTTTCCCCCTGTAGGAACGATTATTTATAGTAATGGCACTAAGTATACGGGAAATATGGAGAATGGCAAAGCCCATGGTTCTGGCATGATTACGACTTTCCAAGGAATAAAGCTGCAGGGATTTTTCAATGAAGGAAGAATGGAAGGATTAGGAAGCATTGAATATCCCAATGGCGATAGGTATGAAGGGGAAATTGATAATTGTAAGCCGCATGGCAAAGGTTTTCTCTTTTATGCCAACGGCAAAAAGTTGGAAGCCGATTTTGAGAATGGCAAAATTATAGGTAAATGGACTCTTGAGGATCCCAATGGAAATACCGAACAGGGAGAAGTGAGCGCGAACAGCATCCCGGGATCAGTCATCCTCACTTTTGCTAAGCAAAAAGCTCCTAGTCAGAATGGATCTCTGCCCCCGCGGCAATAA